In Chloroflexota bacterium, one genomic interval encodes:
- a CDS encoding DNA repair exonuclease: MSIDRPPLRLLHTADVHIGDEYDPKRRLAAFTSVVEAVKKQSADAFLIAGDLFDNARVKQPDIDAAVDLLARLSIPVVISNGNHDVLDQTSIYQRVPLAGAGSHIIFLSDPEGQHAVLEKLRLSIWSRAMVEHSPQNKPLAGYSPDVSGSWRIVMAHGHYVPADERVDRSSPILATEIASLTCDYLALGHWHRYLDVSSAATPAYYPGSPAEAGGSFASVNLVTLDPASGASVERIPIQF, encoded by the coding sequence CCACACGGCGGACGTCCACATCGGCGATGAGTACGACCCCAAGCGCCGCCTGGCCGCCTTCACCTCCGTCGTCGAAGCGGTCAAGAAGCAGAGCGCGGACGCCTTCCTCATCGCAGGCGATCTCTTCGATAACGCGCGCGTCAAACAGCCGGATATAGATGCCGCGGTGGACCTCCTCGCTCGCCTCTCTATCCCCGTCGTCATCTCCAACGGCAACCATGACGTTCTCGATCAAACATCCATCTACCAGCGCGTTCCCCTTGCCGGCGCAGGCAGCCACATCATCTTCCTCAGCGACCCGGAGGGCCAGCACGCCGTCCTCGAGAAGCTGCGCCTCTCCATCTGGTCCCGCGCCATGGTAGAGCACTCGCCCCAGAACAAGCCCCTGGCCGGCTATAGCCCCGATGTGAGCGGCTCCTGGCGCATCGTCATGGCCCACGGGCACTACGTCCCCGCCGATGAGCGCGTTGACCGCTCGTCCCCAATCCTGGCGACTGAGATCGCCTCCCTCACCTGCGATTACCTGGCCTTAGGCCACTGGCATCGCTACCTGGATGTCAGCAGCGCCGCCACGCCCGCCTACTACCCCGGCTCCCCTGCTGAGGCGGGTGGCTCCTTTGCCAGCGTCAACCTGGTCACGTTGGACCCCGCCTCCGGCGCTTCCGTGGAGCGCATCCCGATCCAGTTCTAA